A single region of the Fusarium fujikuroi IMI 58289 draft genome, chromosome FFUJ_chr05 genome encodes:
- a CDS encoding related to zinc-binding oxidoreductase: protein MKTVLQPDKHSHKLILSSQQPVPTPSHPQDVLVKVHATCPCKGELDWALWAPEFIGDKIPIPGQDLAGTVVSAPENSGFKPDDEVYARIEANRPGAAAEYVLARVSELAIRPKNLTWAETAASPISALTAYQGLFTRGGLDPKALAGDEAAREKNGKVRVLINGSAGGVGSWAVQLARLAGVKTIAGVVGTQNIDFVRQLGATETIDYKKQSIGEWATQDPSSRQFDLVFDCIGLPSLSQTWYAVREGGTLVSVCAPPEQNRPEDVKKEVNSIFFVIDPVGKDLEVITKLLEAGQIKPHIDSVVGLDDFEEAWEKVESGRTKGKVVVMVMKDE from the coding sequence ATGAAGACTGTCCTTCAGCCAGATAAGCACTCCCACAAACTCATCCTCTCATCTCAGCAACCCGTCCCTACCCCCAGCCATCCTCAAGACGTCCTCGTCAAAGTTCACGCTACCTGTCCCTGCAAGGGCGAACTCGACTGGGCCCTCTGGGCACCCGAGTTCATCGGTGACAAGATCCCCATTCCCGGCCAAGACCTTGCAGGGACAGTCGTCTCAGCCCCAGAGAACAGCGGCTTCAAGCCCGACGACGAAGTCTACGCTCGTATTGAAGCAAACCGCCCTGGTGCAGCTGCAGAATATGTCCTCGCCCGGGTCTCTGAGCTTGCGATTAGACCTAAGAACTTGACTTGGGCTGAAACTGCGGCGAGTCCTATTAGTGCACTTACTGCATATCAGGGATTGTTCACAAGGGGAGGTTTGGATCCCAAGGCACTTGCGGGAGATGAAGCTGCGCGGGAGAAGAACGGCAAGGTCCGAGTTCTTATCAACGGTTCTGCTGGGGGAGTGGGCAGCTGGGCTGTACAGCTCGCTCGCCTGGCTGGAGTCAAGACTATTGCGGGAGTTGTTGGAACACAGAATATCGATTTCGTTCGGCAACTTGGTGCGACTGAGACCATCGACTACAAGAAGCAGAGTATTGGAGAGTGGGCTACCCAAGATCCCTCATCTCGACAATTCGACCTTGTCTTTGATTGTATTGGCTTGCCTTCTCTATCTCAGACGTGGTATGCAGTTCGGGAGGGAGGAACACTTGTCAGTGTCTGTGCTCCACCGGAGCAGAATCGTCCGGAagatgtcaagaaggaggtcaacagcatcttctttgtcattgaCCCGGTCGGCAAGGATCTAGAAGTCATCACCAAACTTCTGGAGGCTGGCCAGATTAAGCCGCACATCGATAGCGTGGTTGGTCTCGACGACTTTGAAGAGGCTTGGGAGAAGGTTGAGTCGGGTAGAACTAAGGGAAAGGTTGTCGTTATGGTGATGAAGGACGAATAG
- a CDS encoding related to aldehyde dehydrogenase gives MSFPDEQKVDFQTFQNVINNQLSPTSESRHGICPSTEESLWESPVSTQDDVDRAVSAAKAAYPAWRKLSWDERASYLVKFADAIEAHKQEFIDLLGREAGKPPQAGGFELMLVMEHVRETPKLRIGEVKPEDNEDRTAVVRYVPIGVGVGIVPWNFPMLLGIGKAYPAMLAGNTFIWKPSPYTPYSALKLAEIGAKVLPPGVLQALSGGDDLGPMLTAHPDVAKVSFTGSTETGKKIMAACAATLKRVTLELGGNDAAIVCEDVDIPGVAGKVAFLAYVHSGQICMNIKRIYVHESIYDKFVSEVIKFLHALKTGDFSDPEAFFGPIQNKMQYEKLQRLYEQIDKQGWKCAFGSASPATSEKGYFVPPVLVDNPPEDSEIVQMEPFGPIVPVMKWQSEDDVIARANASDYGLGASVWSKDVARARRMAELLEAGSVWVNTHFEVAPNVPFGGHKQSGIGMDWGEVGLKGWCNPQAYWVKHSG, from the exons ATGAGTTTCCCCGATGAGCAGAAAGTTGACTTTCAG ACTTTCCAGAACGTCATAAACAACCAGTTGAGCCCCACTTCAGAATCACGACATGGCATCTGCCCCAGCACAGAAGAATCTCTCTGGGAGTCACCCGTATCGACCCAAGATGACGTTGATCGAGCTGTAAGCGCTGCGAAAGCAGCTTATCCTGCATGGCGAAAGCTATCATGGGATGAGCGCGCCAGCTACCTCGTGAAGTTCGCAGATGCTATCGAAGCACATAAGCAAGAGTTCATTGACCTTCTAGGCCGTGAAGCTGGTAAACCTCCGCAGGCTGGTGGCTTTGAGCTTATGCTTGTTATGGAGCATGTTCGAGAGACTCCGAAGCTTAGGATCGGGGAGGTTAAGCCTGAGGATAATGAAGAT AGAACAGCCGTTGTACGCTACGTTCCGATTGGCGTCGGCGTCGGCATCGTTCCATGGAACTTCCCCATGTTGCTCGGCATTGGGAAAGCATACCCTGCCATGCTGGCCGGCAACACGTTTATATGGAAGCCTTCGCCATATACTCCCTACTCTGCCCTTAAGCTTGCAGAGATCGGAGCCAAAGTCCTGCCTCCCGGCGTACTCCAGGCTCTGAGCGGCGGTGATGACCTTGGACCTATGCTGACTGCTCATCCTGATGTAGCCAAGGTCAGCTTTACGGGCTCCACCGAGACGGGCAAGAAGATTATGGCGGCTTGTGCTGCTACATTGAAGCGCGTCACTCTTGAGTTGGGTGGCAACGATGCTGCGATTGTTTGcgaggatgttgacatcCCCGGAGTGGCTGGAAAG GTCGCATTTCTGGCTTATGTCCACAGCGGCCAAATCTGCATGAATATCAAGCGTATCTACGTCCATGAAAGTATCTACGACAAATTTGTTTCCGAAGTTATCAAGTTTCTACATGCCCTCAAAACTGGCGACTTCTCTGACCCTGAAGCCTTCTTCGGACCTATCCAGAATAAGATGCAGTACGAGAAGCTCCAGCGCCTCTATGAGCAGATCGATAAGCAAGGCTGGAAGTGTGCCTTTGGGAGCGCATCACCTGCAACATCGGAAAAGGGGTACTTTGTACCACCCGTTCTTGTTGATAACCCACCCGAGGACTCAGAAATCGTACAAATGGAACCGTTTGGTCCAATAGTACCTGTTATGAAGTGGCAGTCGGAAGACGATGTCATAGCCAGGGCTAATGCATCAGACTATGGTCTTGGAGCGTCTGTCTGGAGTAAAGACGTCGCTCGTGCTCGACGAATGGCCGAACTGTTGGAAGCGGGAAGCGTTTGGGTCAACACGCATTTCGAAGTTGCGCCGAACGTTCCGTTTGGGGGGCATAAGCAGAGCGGTATCGGCATGGATTGGGGAGAGGTCGGTCTTAAGGGCTGGTGCAATCCTCAGGCTTACTGGGTGAAGCACTCTGGGTGA
- a CDS encoding related to class V chitinase: protein MRVTTLLGLSAYAVAEASCSRNIIYYDQWHTKDLPSKDVTHSVTHVMMSFANSSLFTTEPSGKYEPFQPLKEVRALFDHDIKVCLAVGGWGDNAGFDAGLKTDRTRERFARNVASTLDRLGFDCVDIDMEYPGGNGADYKQVVNSKKTYEIKAFPKLLKEIKKFIGSKELSIAVPGLERDMIAYIPSETPLIEKSVDFVNVMTYDLMNRRDHYTTHHVSVKGAARAIDKYLSLGFPAHKLVLGIPFYAKYFITKQGYKCTNPIGCPTELLENPDGSDTGKSGSMTFEAANFVSAPTNLTATPDATCGAGTFFKCATGSCCAASGWCGDTAAHCGAGCQSAYGKCDGVDISASFHEALEKGKTDKVNGGQWYWDAPNRIFWSWDTPELIAEKINLLAKTRGIKSVMAWALALDSHDWSHLKAMQQGFDRVNA from the exons ATGCGCGTTACTACCCTTCTGGGCCTGAGCGCCTACGCCGTCGCCGAGGCGAGCTGTTCGCGCAACATCATCTACTACGACCAGTGGCACACCAAGGATCTGCCCTCCAAGGATGTCACCCACAGCGTCACCCACGTCATGATGTCCTTTGCCAACTCTTCGCTCTTCACCACTGAGCCTTCTGGCAAGTACGAGCCCTTCCAGCCTCTTAAGGAGGTTCGCGCTCTGTTTGATCACGACATCAAGGTTtgtcttgctgttggtggttgGGGCGACAATGCTGGTTTCGATGCGGGTCTCAAGACCGATCGTACCCGGGAGAGGTTCGCTCGTAACGTTGCTTCTACTCTTGATAGACTCGGTTTCGACTGTGTTG ACATCGATATGGAGTACCCTGGTGGTAACGGCGCCGACTACAAGCAGGTCGTCAACTCCAAGAAGACCTACGAGATCAAGGCCTTccccaagctcctcaaggagatcaagaagttCATCGGCTCCAAGGAGCTCTCCATCGCTGTCCCTGGTCTTGAGCGTGACATGATCGCCTACATCCCCAGCGAGACCCCCCTCATCGAGAAGTCCGTCGATTTTGTCAAC GTCATGACCTATGATCTCATGAACCGTCGTGATCACTACACCACCCACCACGTCTCCGTCAAGGGTGCCGCCCGTGCCATCGACAAGTACCTCTCCCTGGGCTTCCCCGCCCACAAGCTCGTCCTCGGCATTCCCTTCTATGCCAAGTatttcatcaccaagcaGGGCTACAAGTGCACCAACCCCATCGGCTGCCCTACCGAGCTCCTCGAGAACCCCGATGGTAGCGACACCGGCAAGTCTGGCTCTATGACTTTCGAGGCTGCCAACTTTGTCTCTGCCCCTACCAACCTCACTGCTACTCCTGATGCTACCTGCGGTGCTGGCACTTTCTTCAAGTGCGCCACCGGATCTTGCTGTGCTGCTTCCGGCTGGTG TGGTGATACTGCTGCCCACTGCGGTGCTGGCTGCCAGTCTGCCTACGGCAAGTGTGACGGCGTCGATATCTCCGCTTCGTTCCACGAGGCTctcgagaagggcaagactgACAAGGTCAACGGAGGACAGTGGTACTGGGATGCCCCTAACCGCATCTTCTGGTCTTGGGACACTCCCGAGCTCATcgctgagaagatcaaccttcttgccaagacCCGCGGCATTAAGAGCGTCATGGCCTGGGCCCTTGCTCTTGACAGCCATGACTGGAGCCACCTCAAGGCTATGCAACAGGGTTTCGACCGTGTCAACGCTTAG
- a CDS encoding related to dTDP-glucose 4,6-dehydratase, whose protein sequence is MVIIVTGGAGFLGCNLIQLLLEKNHEVVVIDSLWTGSQSTLDNFRSDKRVRYIQADVRDPLPWIDNVEQIYHLACPASPVHFETQPIDILQTCFNGASNVLDYALKHNARVLLASTSEVYGDSQIACQREDYRGNVNCFGPRACYDEGKRVMEALGYAYQAEHGLEVRIARIFNAYGPFMEPEDGRAVPNFIMAALKREPITIFGDGHATRCFQHANDCVRGLEALMNSDYHGPVNIGSDLEMEISEIADIISRVVAEKTGYEDPVAVKLLPKREDDPIRRKPDTSLAERILGWKPRVSLEEGVASTVDWFIQRENGSISSRL, encoded by the exons Atggtcatcatcgtcactggt GGCGCAGGGTTCCTGGGCTGCAATTTAATCCAGctgcttctcgagaagaaCCACGAAGTCGTCGTGATTGATTCGCTATGGACGGGATCTCAAAGTACCCTCGACAATTTTCGATCGGACAAGCGAGTGCGATATATTCA agcTGATGTACGAGATCCGTTGCCGTGGATAGACAACGTCGAGCAAATCTACCATCTCGCGTGCCCTGCGAGTCCCGTACATTTTGAGACTCAACCGATTGATATCTTGCAAACTTGCTTCAATGGCGCATCGAATGTCTTGGACTATGCGCTGAAACATAACGCTCGAGTGCTACTGGCTAGTACATCTG AAGTTTACGGCGACTCCCAAATCGCTTGTCAGCGCGAAGACTATCGAGGCAACGTCAACTGCTTTGGCCCACGCGCCTGCTACGACGAAGGCAAGAGAGTCATGGAAGCACTCGGATACGCTTACCAAGCCGAACACGGTCTCGAAGTCCGCATCGCACGAATCTTCAACGCCTACGGCCCATTCATGGAGCCCGAAGACGGCCGCGCAGTTCCCAACTTTATCATGGCAGCCCTAAAGAGAGAACCAATCACGATATTCGGCGATGGACACGCAACACGATGTTTCCAGCACGCCAATGACTGTGTTCGAGGTTTGGAGGCTCTGATGAATAGCGATTATCATGGACCGGTTAATATCGGCAGTGATCTAGAGATGGAGATTAGTGAGATTgcagatattatatctcGCGTCGTGGCGGAGAAGACAGGATATGAAGATCCTGTTGCTGTTAAGTTATTGCCCAAGAGGGAAGATGATCCTATTAGGCGTAAGCCAGATACGAGTCTTGCTGAGAGGATTTTGGGTTGGAAGCCTAGGGTGTCGTTGGAGGAGGGAGTAGCTTCGACGGTTGACTGGTTTATTCAGCGGGAGAATGGCAGCATTTCGAGCAGGCTTTAA
- a CDS encoding related to acid phosphatase precursor (pH 6-optimum acid phosphatase), whose amino-acid sequence MKSLAAPSLLAAFLTTPALSKPVVDEKYPYKGPAVPVGDWVDPTVNGNGKGFPRLVEPPAVKPGSSNPSNNVNVISTSYTPGGINIHFQTPFGLGAAPAVHWGTSASELKNKATGSTTTYDRTPPCSAVKAVTQCNQFFHDVQISDLKPGKTYYYQIPAANGTTKSDVLSFTTAREAGDKSEFTIAVLNDMGYTNAAGTYKYLNKAVSDGAAFAWHGGDLSYADDWFSGILPCEDDWPVCYNGTSTSLPGGGPIPDDYKTPLPEGEVANQGSPRGGDMSVLYESNWDLWQQWLNSITLKIPYMVLPGNHETTCAEFDGGNNTLSAYLDNDKSNATQANMTLNYYSCPPSQRNFTAFQNRFHMAGDKSGGVGNFWYSFDYGLAHFVSINTETDYANSPEKPFATDLKGDETHPKANETYVTDAGPFGAVHGSYNDTKNYEQYQWLAKDLESVDRCKTPWVIVMGHRPMYSSEVAKYQVNLRAAFEDLMLKNNVDVYIAGHIHWYERLQPMGHNGTLDSGSIINNNTYKSNPGKSMVHLVNGAAGNIESHSVLDGEPRLNMTMFLDQTHFGFAKLTVHNETALSWNFIHGDGGVVGDELTVLKESASKCAASGNSSSSGGASGTKAPVATPTSAGTKTFVSGVLGLLVLALAL is encoded by the exons ATGAAGTCCCTTGCTGCACCCAGCCTTCTGGCCGCTTTTCTCACGACACCCGCTCTCTCAAAGCCAGTCGTCGACGAAAAGTATCCCTACAAGGGCCCAGCAGTCCCTGTCGGCGATTGGGTCGATCCCACCGTCAACGGCAATGGAAAAGGATTCCCTCGCCTCGTTGAACCTCCAGCCGTGAAACCTGGCTCTTCAAACCCCAGCAACAACGTCAATGTTATTTCGACGTCGTATACTCCCGGCGGCATCAACATTCACTTCCAGACGCCCTTTGGCCTCGGTGCTGCGCCCGCTGTTCATTGGGGAACGAGCGCGTCTGAGTTGAAGAACAAAGCTACTGGTTCGACTACTAC CTACGATCGCACTCCTCCTTGTTCTGCTGTCAAGGCTGTTACGCAGTGTAATCAGTTCTTCCACGATGTTCAGATCAGTGACCTCAAGCCTGGCAAGACTTACTACTATCAGATCCCCGCTGCCAATGGCACCACCAAATCTGATGTTCTGAGCTTCACTACCGCTCGTGAAGCAGGCGACAAGTCAGAGTTCACCATCGCTGTTCTCAACGATATGGGCTATACTAACGCCGCTGGTACTTACAAGTATCTCAACAAGGCTGTTTCCGACGGCGCTGCGTTTGCCTGGCACGGTGGTGATCTGAGCTATGCTGATGATTGGTTCTCGGGCATTCTGCCCTGCGAGGATGACTGGCCTGTTTGCTACAACGGAACTTCAACCAGTCTTCCCGGCGGCGGGCCTATCCCGGATGACTACAAGACTCCTCTCCCCGAGGGCGAGGTCGCTAACCAGGGAAGTCCCCGTGGCGGTGACATGAGCGTTTTGTACGAGTCGAACTGGGATCTCTGGCAGCAGTggctcaacagcatcacccTCAAGATTCCCTACATGGTTCTCCCCGGTAACCACGAAACCACTTGCGCTGAGTTCGACGGCGGCAACAACACCCTCTCTGCGTATCTCGATAACGACAAGAGCAATGCTACCCAGGCTAACATGACGCTTAACTACTACTCCTGCCCTCCGTCACAGCGCAACTTCACCGCTTTCCAGAACCGCTTCCATATGGCTGGTGACAAGTCTGGCGGTGTTGGCAACTTCTGGTACTCGTTTGACTACGGTCTAGCTCACTTTGTGTCCATCAACACAGAGACCGATTACGCCAACAGTCCTGAGAAGCCGTTTGCTACGGACCTCAAGGGTGATGAGACGCATCCCAAGGCGAATGAGACTTATGTTACTGATGCCGGTCCTTTTGGTGCTGTGCATGGCTCGTACAACGATACCAAGAATTACGAGCAGTATCAGTGGTTGGCTAAGGATCTTGAGAGCGTTGATCGATGCAAGACCCCTTGGGTTATCGTCATGGGCCATCGTCCTATGTATAGCTCTGAAGTGGCCAAGTACCAGGTTAACCTCCGTGCCGCATTTGAGgatttgatgttgaagaacaaTGTCGACGTTTATATTGCCGG CCACATTCACTGGTATGAACGTCTTCAGCCCATGGGCCACAACGGCACCCTGGACTCtggctccatcatcaacaacaacacctaCAAAAGCAACCCCGGCAAGTCAATGGTCCATCTCGTCAACGGAGCCGCAGGCAACATCGAGAGCCACAGCGTTCTCGACGGCGAGCCTCGCCTGAACATGACCATGTTCCTTGATCAGACTCACTTTGGTTTCGCCAAGTTGACCGTTCATAACGAGACTGCGCTTTCTTGGAACTTTATCCACGGCGACGGTGGTGTTGTCGGTGATGAGCTGACTGTCTTGAAGGAGAGTGCTTCCAAGTGCGCTGCTTCTGGAaactcttcttcgtctggAGGTGCGAGCGGTACCAAGGCCCCGGTTGCTACTCCTACTAGCGCTGGTACCAAGACATTTGTCTCTGGggttcttggtctccttgttcttgctctGGCTTTGTAG
- a CDS encoding related to cellulose-binding GDSL lipase/acylhydrolase has translation MLSKLLVAAMGSVLVQSAAVHAASSISYLFTFGDSYSQTGFDPNGAKPSAANPLGNPPFPGWTAAGGANWVGDIVKEQNNSLVLSYNFAYGGATVDANIVKPYASTVLSFVDQVNQFSNSVGKHPAGTSWTAQNTIAGVWIGVNDVGNSFYLQDSDAVVEKATTRYFELLQVLYKAGLRKFVLLSVPPTELTPLMIQQGADSNALLVKAIKLYNSKLASKLSAFKKANSGAKTLLVDTSVSFKKAINNPKAYGAPDATCYNSDGKSCLWFNDYHPGIAINQLVAEQVANELKSNGFGW, from the exons ATGCTGTCCAaacttcttgttgctgccatGGGTAGCGTCTTGGTTCAGAGCGCTGCAGTGCACGCAGCTTCAAGCATAAGCTATCTCTTCACCTT TGGCGACTCTTACTCACAGACAGGTTTCGACCCCAACGGTGCAAAACCCTCTGCCGCAAACCCCCTCGGCAACCCCCCATTCCCCGGATGGACAGCAGCCGGCGGAGCAAACTGGGTTGGCGACATTGTCAAAGAACAAAACAACTCGCTCGTTCTGTCATACAACTTTGCCTATGGAGGCGCCACTGTCGATGCTAACATCGTCAAGCCCTATGCTAGCACTGTCTTAAGCTTTGTCGACCAGGTCAACCAGTTCTCCAACTCTGTTGGCAAGCATCCAGCTGGGACCTCATGGACAGCGCAGAATACTATTGCAGGAGTTTGGATCGGCGTCAATGACGTTGGAAACTCGTTCTATCTGCAAGACTCAGATGCAGTGGTTGAGAAGGCTACCACGAGATACTTTGAGTTGCTGCAGGTTCTATATAAGGCTGGCCTCCGTAAATTCGTCCTGCTCAGCGTTCCAC CAACCGAGTTGACACCACTGATGATCCAACAAGGCGCCGACTCAAACGCTCTTCTCGTTAAGGCAATTAAGCTCTACAACAGCAAGTTGGCCTCAAAGCTCAGTGCTTTCAAGAAAGCCAACTCTGGTGCCAAAACTCTTCTCGTCGATACATCTGTTTCCTTCAAGaaggccatcaacaaccccaagGCCTACGGCGCTCCTGATGCGACTTGCTACAACAGCGATGGGAAGTCATGC ctatgGTTCAATGACTATCACCCTGGAATTGCTATTAACCAGCTGGTAGCTGAACAAGTGGCGAATGAACTCAAGTCTAATGGCTTCGGATGGTAA
- a CDS encoding related to integral membrane protein, with amino-acid sequence MYLRWADESHLTMDTRSMPADSSSRSVEIQAILITFSILSTITVALRLYVRYKVLHSLGWDDRVMAAAQVLTIAAAVAIGLENNYGLGHHTWEQSKENYVAYMKAFYASVIVYNVAMCLVKIGILLQYRRVFAIPILQALTFYGLVIMVAWTITIAFLNTLICVPVAKFWNSALDGHCIDPLTVWYVMAGFNLVTDITVFCMPLPVIGSLNLPKKQKIMLLAIFSIGFLTCIISIIRIRTLKTAASTKDPNWDNVDAAIWSFLEVTLAIISSCLPTLRPLFSKLMPKLFASSFGRSNPASRYGYTRTRSSQNLRSMSRRRTQDISHDSMEDTSTLRKDEVPLPSITQKHYRTYPGVSVSIEAEQGQNHSDEAASQSPLEPSSPSRGIKATTVVTQEIVVERRADDEWSHGRPSDSDATLRE; translated from the exons ATGTATCTCCGTTGGGCTGACGAGAGTCATCTAACTATGGATACCCGCTCGATGCCGGCGGATAGTTCATCTCGCTCGGTCGAGATTCAAGCTATTCTCATCACTTTCTCCATTCTTTCTACGATCACCGTCGCATTGCGACTCTATGTGCGATACAAAGTTCTCCATTCTCTCGGCTGGGATGATAGAGTTATGGCTGCTGCCCAGGTCCTTACAATTGCAGCAGCGGTGGCCATTGGTCTAG AGAATAATTATGGTCTTGGACATCATACTTGGGAGCAGTCGAAGGAGAATTACGTTGCTTACATGAAG GCGTTCTATGCTTCTGTCATCGTATACAATGTCGCCATGTGTCTCGTCAAAATCGGCATCCTTCTTCAATACCGACGAGTCTTTGCCATACCCATCTTACAGGCCTTGACATTCTACGGACTAGTCATCATGGTCGCATGGACTATCACAATCGCTTTCCTTAATACTCTCATTTGTGTACCCGTCGCAAAGTTCTGGAACTCGGCTCTCGACGGACATTGCATCGACCCTCTGACGGTCTGGTACGTCATGGCTGGCTTCAACCTCGTCACAGACATCACTGTATTCTGCATGCCATTGCCAGTCATTGGAAGCTTGAACCTTCcgaagaaacaaaagattATGCTGTTGGCCATCTTCAGTATCGGTTTCCT GACTTGCATCATCTCCATTATTCGCATCCGAACACTAAAGACAGCCGCTTCAACAAAAGATCCCAATTGGGACAATGTCGACGCTGCGATATGGTCATTCCTAGAAGTCACCCTCGCCATTATTTCCTCATGCCTCCCTACTCTCCGACCACTATTCTCCAAGCTCATGCCCAAGCTCTTTGCGTCTTCATTCGGCCGAAGCAACCCTGCTTCGAGGTACGGCTATACTCGAACACGGAGTAGTCAGAATCTGCGTAGTATGTCTCGAAGACGAACTCAAGACATTAGTCATGACTCAATGGAAGATACATCTACCTTGCGAAAAGATGAAGTACCTCTTCCATCAATCACTCAGAAACACTACCGAACATACCCTGGTGTCAGTGTCAGTATTGAAGCTGAGCAGGGACAGAATCATAGTGATGAGGCAGCATCGCAGAGTCCGTTGGAGCCAAGCTCGCCGAGTCGAGGTATCAAAGCCACGACTGTTGTTACACAAGAGATCGTGGTAGAGAGACGCGCAGACGATGAATGGAGCCACGGCAGACCAAGTGACAGCGATGCAACTCTAAGAGAATGA